A DNA window from Microcystis aeruginosa NIES-843 contains the following coding sequences:
- a CDS encoding glutaminase — protein sequence MNRLARLRVEDIQAWVGEVHLSDRKGQTAYYIPVLNQVNPEVFALQIHCLEGEILSWGDETVTFPLMSVIKPFLLLYLLTHLGEDAVFRRVGKQASSYPFNSLTQLQEDCGFPRNPMINSGAIALTDLLAGETPESRCENLLLWLNEMGNCQLFLDHSVLDSVHSYPNAHNQALSLELEKNGYISHRYLALETYNRICCLSGKIADLANLGKLILASSFAEIILEIMTNCGLYEASQQFALEVGFPTKSGVSGALLSIVPKQGAIACYSPLLNEQGNSILGLNLLTYISRWMELNIR from the coding sequence ATGAACCGATTAGCTAGATTAAGGGTGGAAGATATACAAGCTTGGGTCGGGGAAGTGCATTTATCGGATAGGAAGGGTCAGACTGCCTATTATATACCGGTTTTGAACCAAGTTAATCCCGAGGTTTTCGCTCTCCAGATTCACTGTCTTGAGGGGGAGATTTTGTCTTGGGGAGATGAAACTGTAACTTTTCCTTTGATGAGTGTGATTAAACCTTTTTTGTTATTATATCTTTTAACTCATTTGGGGGAAGATGCTGTTTTTCGTCGCGTGGGAAAACAAGCTTCTAGTTATCCTTTTAATTCCTTAACTCAACTGCAAGAGGATTGCGGTTTTCCCCGTAATCCTATGATTAATAGTGGTGCGATCGCCTTGACAGACTTATTAGCAGGAGAAACGCCAGAATCTCGCTGTGAAAATTTGCTTTTATGGTTAAATGAAATGGGTAATTGTCAATTATTTCTCGATCACTCTGTGCTTGATTCTGTTCACTCCTATCCTAATGCACACAATCAAGCTTTAAGCTTAGAATTAGAAAAAAATGGTTATATCAGTCATCGTTATTTAGCCCTAGAAACCTACAATCGAATCTGTTGTTTATCTGGAAAAATTGCCGATCTTGCTAATTTAGGTAAGTTGATTTTAGCTTCTTCTTTTGCCGAAATTATTCTAGAAATTATGACTAATTGTGGACTCTACGAAGCTTCCCAACAATTCGCCCTTGAGGTGGGTTTTCCCACTAAATCGGGAGTTAGTGGGGCCCTATTATCAATTGTACCGAAACAGGGAGCGATCGCTTGTTATAGTCCTCTGTTAAATGAGCAAGGTAATTCAATTTTAGGACTTAATTTACTAACATATATAAGTAGGTGGATGGAATTAAATATAAGATGA